The Actinomadura sp. WMMB 499 genome includes a window with the following:
- a CDS encoding DUF5403 family protein, producing the protein MAYVRNNLNEIVAELPGVQAAVRKQAYLLEFRIRTLIRPHSRTGFLLSSVGVERANDKDYWVYIGARYAAPVNFGFKHNRTEERIQGLHFIKGAIYG; encoded by the coding sequence ATGGCCTACGTAAGAAACAACCTGAACGAGATCGTTGCGGAGCTGCCCGGAGTCCAGGCCGCGGTACGCAAGCAGGCGTACTTGCTGGAGTTCCGGATCAGGACACTGATCCGCCCTCACTCCCGGACAGGGTTTCTGCTGTCCTCCGTGGGTGTCGAGCGCGCGAACGACAAGGACTACTGGGTCTACATCGGGGCCCGGTACGCGGCCCCGGTGAACTTCGGTTTCAAGCACAACCGGACCGAGGAACGCATCCAAGGACTTCACTTCATCAAGGGGGCTATCTATGGCTGA
- a CDS encoding phage portal protein has translation MSGRLHVQAAQGRKYVEYYDSENTVLSYAQQKFREIFGDMFRGYRDNFAPLIVDSISERLTVKGFRMGDEEEADKDALQIWQKNFLDADSNAAMIDAMVQGSAYLIVWGDDEDEPVITPESANEVVVQYAPGSRRLLEAGYREFQDDWGEIHSTLWLPDGVYTSVKGSNDWSEPESVRNPLGVVPIVPLLNRKRLKQKPFSELAAILPVQDAINKVSADAIVASEFAAFPQRIITGLEPFEDSDEERQAMLKAYVDRILTFDGENVGTDQFAAADLGNYVKLIDMLVQHMASQSRVPFHYFLLNGGQAPSGESITAAEAGLVAKARERMLHFGESWEQAMRLSFKVMDDPRAEAWDAEVIWADPEHRQKATLVDALGKEKELLEVPKRQLWEEAGYSPQQINRFAEMREDELKQEAEWREKYGPKEEDLGAEGNGAGAGKPAASATTQRQKEKASR, from the coding sequence ATGTCGGGACGGCTCCACGTGCAGGCAGCCCAGGGGCGGAAGTACGTCGAGTACTACGACTCTGAGAACACCGTCCTTTCCTACGCTCAGCAGAAGTTCCGCGAGATCTTCGGCGACATGTTCCGCGGTTACCGGGACAACTTCGCACCACTGATCGTGGACTCCATCTCCGAACGGCTCACCGTCAAGGGCTTCCGGATGGGAGACGAGGAGGAGGCCGACAAGGACGCCCTTCAGATCTGGCAGAAGAACTTCCTGGACGCCGATTCCAACGCAGCGATGATCGATGCGATGGTCCAGGGCTCCGCCTACTTGATCGTCTGGGGTGACGACGAGGACGAGCCGGTCATCACACCGGAGTCCGCCAACGAGGTTGTTGTCCAGTACGCCCCCGGAAGCCGCCGGCTCCTGGAGGCCGGCTACCGAGAGTTCCAGGACGACTGGGGCGAGATCCACAGCACCCTGTGGCTACCTGACGGCGTTTACACGTCCGTCAAGGGCTCCAACGACTGGAGCGAGCCGGAATCTGTCAGGAACCCCCTCGGCGTGGTTCCGATCGTTCCCCTGCTGAACCGCAAGCGGCTCAAGCAGAAGCCTTTCTCCGAGCTGGCGGCGATCCTGCCGGTACAGGACGCCATCAATAAGGTGAGCGCTGACGCCATCGTTGCCTCCGAGTTTGCGGCCTTCCCCCAGAGGATCATTACCGGCCTGGAGCCGTTCGAGGATTCTGACGAGGAACGCCAGGCGATGCTGAAGGCGTATGTCGACCGCATTCTTACCTTCGATGGCGAGAACGTTGGAACCGACCAGTTCGCCGCCGCTGACCTTGGCAACTACGTCAAGCTCATTGACATGCTCGTCCAGCACATGGCGAGCCAGTCACGCGTGCCGTTCCACTACTTTCTTCTAAACGGTGGGCAGGCACCATCCGGCGAGAGCATTACCGCTGCCGAAGCGGGTCTTGTCGCTAAGGCGCGCGAGCGGATGCTGCATTTCGGTGAGTCCTGGGAGCAGGCCATGCGCCTGTCCTTCAAGGTTATGGACGATCCACGGGCCGAGGCATGGGACGCCGAGGTCATTTGGGCAGACCCCGAGCACCGTCAGAAGGCGACCCTTGTTGATGCTCTCGGCAAGGAGAAGGAGCTGCTGGAGGTTCCGAAGCGTCAGCTTTGGGAGGAGGCGGGTTACTCGCCGCAGCAGATTAACCGATTCGCGGAGATGCGTGAAGATGAACTCAAGCAAGAAGCCGAGTGGCGCGAGAAGTACGGCCCGAAGGAAGAAGACCTCGGAGCCGAAGGCAACGGCGCCGGCGCAGGAAAGCCCGCAGCCAGCGCTACCACTCAGCGACAGAAGGAGAAGGCGAGCCGCTAG
- a CDS encoding HNH endonuclease — MCSLPRASKLCARCNKPATGGSYCNTHRPKPFAGARERWKANRPGNWETLRLRVIRRAGGLCEVKDCTEPGAEVDHINPVAEQGRWGLDNLQLLCKTHNQAKAQEEARRGRERTRKLRNTR, encoded by the coding sequence GTGTGTTCGTTGCCCAGAGCCTCGAAGCTGTGTGCCCGCTGCAACAAGCCGGCGACCGGCGGCTCGTATTGCAACACCCACCGCCCCAAGCCCTTCGCAGGCGCCCGCGAGCGCTGGAAGGCCAACCGGCCCGGCAACTGGGAGACGCTCCGCCTGAGGGTCATCCGCCGAGCCGGGGGTCTCTGTGAGGTCAAGGACTGCACCGAGCCCGGTGCAGAGGTAGACCACATCAACCCCGTGGCCGAGCAAGGCCGCTGGGGGCTGGACAACCTCCAGCTCCTCTGCAAGACGCACAACCAAGCCAAGGCCCAAGAGGAGGCTCGACGAGGCCGAGAACGTACAAGGAAGCTGAGGAACACCCGATGA
- a CDS encoding PD-(D/E)XK nuclease family protein yields the protein MTKEDKGPRLSPSRLGTYADCAYAYYLEKVARAPRRQAVWFIQGTAVHEAIELYERSFRTASADDALARFELTWTRELTAAQEEQPDEAMWMVGGRRSLTTDITKRRDMGAQQVRDYIGHHPRTVY from the coding sequence GTGACGAAGGAGGACAAGGGCCCGCGACTGTCCCCGTCCCGACTTGGGACCTACGCAGATTGCGCCTACGCCTACTACCTCGAAAAGGTGGCCAGGGCTCCACGACGGCAGGCCGTGTGGTTCATCCAAGGGACCGCCGTCCACGAGGCCATCGAGCTGTACGAGAGGTCATTCCGGACGGCATCGGCAGACGATGCACTCGCCCGCTTCGAGCTGACCTGGACCCGTGAACTTACCGCAGCCCAGGAGGAACAGCCCGACGAGGCGATGTGGATGGTCGGTGGCCGGCGCAGCCTCACCACGGACATCACCAAGCGCCGCGACATGGGGGCCCAGCAGGTTCGGGACTACATCGGGCACCACCCCCGAACGGTCTACTGA
- a CDS encoding PD-(D/E)XK nuclease family protein: protein MDGRWPAQPHHGHHQAPRHGGPAGSGLHRAPPPNGLLRPAEIIPGEPAIEVGFELEFDGFRVIGYIDCVMEDQNGLWFPIDWKTGSKLPVDPYQLGTYGMALEELTGEKVPWAAYWDCRNNELVSKDLTEYPKEVVQDWYRQFHEGIKARSFLANPGDCFTCTVLPSCSFAV, encoded by the coding sequence GTGGATGGTCGGTGGCCGGCGCAGCCTCACCACGGACATCACCAAGCGCCGCGACATGGGGGCCCAGCAGGTTCGGGACTACATCGGGCACCACCCCCGAACGGTCTACTGAGACCCGCAGAGATCATCCCTGGCGAGCCGGCCATCGAGGTCGGCTTCGAGCTGGAGTTCGACGGCTTTCGAGTCATCGGCTACATCGACTGCGTCATGGAAGACCAGAACGGGTTGTGGTTCCCGATCGACTGGAAGACCGGCTCCAAGCTCCCAGTCGACCCCTACCAGCTTGGTACGTACGGGATGGCCCTGGAGGAGCTGACGGGGGAGAAGGTCCCGTGGGCGGCCTACTGGGACTGCCGGAACAACGAACTGGTGAGCAAGGACCTCACCGAATACCCCAAGGAAGTCGTTCAGGATTGGTACCGGCAGTTCCACGAGGGCATCAAGGCACGATCTTTCCTCGCTAACCCTGGCGACTGCTTCACCTGCACTGTGCTGCCATCCTGTTCGTTTGCCGTCTAA
- a CDS encoding DnaB-like helicase C-terminal domain-containing protein: MSLFQLGSALRYNKSSGVALDSPWRSLTAATAVFRKPQLVLIASAPGGGKSALALNLAVKSGASCIYFSADSGPRTQVVRSMAITTGRETTEVEAAMERGYTFDNELRDLSRIWWEFDAGPSLDTIDESILAHGYLGAYPDMCVIDNLMNVDPGDSEGNEFKSLENILLFGLELSRSKNMCVVVLHHLTGEYEDGRTPPPLSALRGKVGKVPEMVLTLWRASDDLDEALGQDKMGVAIVKNRDGIADPSAMYSVELDMNFARMSITDSGLLVA, from the coding sequence TTGAGTCTCTTCCAGCTTGGCTCCGCCCTCAGGTACAACAAGTCGTCCGGGGTTGCCCTGGACAGCCCGTGGCGAAGCCTGACAGCAGCCACGGCCGTGTTCCGCAAGCCGCAACTCGTGCTGATCGCATCCGCCCCCGGCGGTGGTAAGAGCGCCCTGGCTCTCAACCTCGCCGTCAAGTCCGGGGCCAGTTGCATCTACTTCAGCGCGGACTCCGGCCCCCGGACGCAGGTCGTCAGGTCCATGGCCATCACCACCGGCCGAGAGACCACCGAGGTCGAGGCCGCCATGGAACGCGGCTACACGTTCGACAACGAGCTGCGGGACCTATCCCGCATCTGGTGGGAGTTCGACGCCGGCCCGAGCCTCGACACGATCGATGAATCGATCCTGGCTCACGGCTACCTCGGCGCCTACCCCGACATGTGCGTGATCGACAACCTGATGAACGTCGATCCGGGCGACTCGGAAGGCAACGAGTTCAAGTCCCTGGAGAACATTCTTCTTTTCGGGTTGGAACTGTCGCGCTCCAAGAACATGTGCGTCGTTGTCCTTCACCACCTGACTGGTGAATACGAGGACGGGCGTACGCCTCCGCCGCTCTCTGCCCTCCGAGGCAAGGTCGGCAAGGTCCCCGAAATGGTTCTGACCCTGTGGCGTGCCAGTGACGACCTGGACGAGGCCCTCGGGCAGGACAAGATGGGCGTCGCCATCGTCAAGAACCGAGACGGAATCGCCGACCCCTCGGCGATGTACTCCGTGGAACTGGACATGAACTTCGCCCGGATGAGCATCACGGACAGCGGCCTCCTGGTCGCCTAA
- a CDS encoding endonuclease VII domain-containing protein: MRTYGLGPGEYDKLFEAQGGVCAGCRQPRRERLSVDHCHTTQLVRGLLCRRCNGHILPYSKDSPEVLRRLADYLEHPPAVAILGERYYQGDGTPKPQRKRRRRK; the protein is encoded by the coding sequence ATGCGGACCTACGGCCTCGGGCCGGGGGAGTACGACAAGCTATTCGAAGCCCAGGGCGGTGTCTGTGCGGGCTGCCGCCAGCCTCGAAGAGAGAGGCTGTCCGTAGACCACTGCCACACAACCCAACTCGTTCGAGGGCTTCTCTGCCGCCGCTGCAACGGTCACATCCTCCCGTACTCGAAGGACTCACCCGAAGTGCTTCGCAGGCTGGCCGACTACCTGGAACACCCGCCCGCGGTCGCCATTCTCGGGGAGCGCTACTACCAAGGCGACGGCACACCGAAACCTCAGCGGAAGAGAAGGAGGCGAAAATGA
- a CDS encoding toprim domain-containing protein produces MLVPSSSQKDFLEKASRRYHEGLTPEGVEYLTGPKRGLTEEAIERFRLGVVADPLPGHESYRGWITIPYLTAYGPTTMRFRRLGEGSGDKYLSAPGDPVRIYNPEALQRGTRAICLTEGEFDCVVAELCDMPCIGLPGAQSWQPAWTRLLEQYDSVFFLQDDDDAGRTMAKALAKPLRSNLRTIVMNGGDVTSFFLEHGREALREKVLGKQQERS; encoded by the coding sequence TTGCTGGTGCCGTCGAGTTCGCAGAAAGACTTCTTGGAGAAGGCGTCGCGAAGGTACCACGAAGGACTCACACCGGAAGGCGTCGAGTATCTGACGGGACCAAAGCGAGGGCTAACCGAGGAGGCCATCGAACGGTTCCGGCTGGGGGTCGTCGCCGACCCTCTACCGGGCCATGAAAGCTACAGGGGTTGGATCACCATCCCCTACCTGACGGCCTACGGCCCGACGACCATGCGGTTCCGCAGGCTCGGCGAAGGGAGCGGCGACAAGTACCTGTCCGCCCCCGGTGACCCGGTGAGGATCTACAACCCGGAAGCGCTCCAGCGCGGCACGCGGGCGATCTGCCTCACCGAGGGTGAGTTCGACTGCGTTGTGGCCGAGTTGTGCGACATGCCGTGCATCGGCCTCCCTGGCGCGCAGTCCTGGCAGCCCGCCTGGACTCGCCTCCTGGAGCAGTACGACTCGGTGTTCTTCCTCCAGGACGACGACGACGCCGGCCGCACCATGGCCAAGGCGCTGGCCAAGCCCCTGAGGTCGAACCTGCGCACAATCGTCATGAACGGCGGAGATGTCACATCTTTCTTCCTGGAGCACGGCAGGGAGGCTCTCCGGGAAAAGGTACTCGGCAAGCAGCAGGAGAGGAG